ACATTTTTGTCTCTATTTTCCGTAAtcatatttctcatttttattctcCAAAAATAATCatgaaaaatcaataaaatcaaaacaatacaaaaaaaaaaaaaaatcgatgatTCCATATTAATCTATGAAAATTACACATGAAGTTATTCGAAAATACATTTAAAGCCATTTTCTTAGctatttttcaataaaaaaaaaaaaataatttcgttaaaaaaaaaaagaaaaaaaccatttatATATAGAGTGGGATTcgattaattaaattaattaacaagtAGCCGTTGTAAGCGCACttccaaagatgaagaagaagactagcCGTTAcgctcttcttattattattcccTTTCccctttcttcctctctctctctctctcttttttttttatatttatttatataatcttCTCTCAATCAatactcttctttcttttcaaaatcaTCCCAAAGAAAAAACCTAAGCGACGCACTCGAATTCAAACTTTGCTTCACAGAGAACAAAAATCGCATCCTGATGGCTTCCAAAACAGCGGCTGCTAAAGACATCATCACCCTCCACGGATCTGCTGCCATCGTCAGCGAATTCTTTTGTacgcttcttctttttcttcaattttcgATTTCGTTGTAATTTGatccttcttcttattcttcttcttcttcttcttcttctttcttcttctatacaGGTTACGCTGCGAACAGGTGAGAATTTGGAATCGgaaatttcaaaattcagtTCTGGATAAATCTCCGATTCTGTGATTTTTAATTTCCAGTGAAATTGACtcgattttgttgttttttttttttgttatttggggTGTAATAGTATTCTGTACAATCGAGCGGTTTATCCAGAAGAGAGCTTCGTGAAAGTGAAGAAATATGGACTTCCGATGTTGCTTATTGAAGACGAATCCGTCAAATCATTCATGTCTAATCTCACTTCTCAGATCTCCGGTACTCAtctaatttggttttttgttggttttactAATCAATCTTAAGAACAGAACAATAGACATTAGCTTTTTGAGATCtgattctttttgttcttttgattgagttttgtttgagagagagagagagagagtctgaGACTGAGTTTGTTAATTTGTGGTGTAAAAAAAGAATGGCTTGAAGCTGGGAAGTTGCAAAGAGTAGTGTTAGTCATAATGAGCAAAGCCACTGGTGAAGTCTTGGAGAGGTGGAATTTTCGTATTGAGACTGATACTGAAGTTGTTGAGAAAGGGTTAGTGTGTTTTTCTAATCTTTGGTTCTTGTTTTCACTTGTGTGTTATCTAATCTTTTATGCAACTTATATTTCTTCAGTGTGCCGAGGGAGAAAAGTGATAAGGAGATCATGAGGGAGATTCAAGCTATCATGAGACAGGTTGCTTCCAGCGTTACTTACTTGCCTTGTCTTGATGAAACTTGTAAGTACCTTAATCATTCTGACACTTATTTcggtgtatttttttttttcttcttcttttaattgcATATGTCTCTCATTGTTTGTGTTTAGGCGTGTTTGATGTATTGGCATACACGGACACGGATGTTGCTGTTCCATTCACCTGGGTCGACAGCGACCCCAAGCTTATTGCTAACCCACAGATGGTTAAGTTACACGGTTTTGATACCAAGGTATACATGAGTTAAAGAATATATGAAACGTCTCTATGCTGCTGATGAGTTTCACTTCAAAATCTCTGAAGAGTATTTATTGGTTTCATTCTCTTGCAGATTCACAAGGTCGACACCCTCGTCTCATACAAGAATGACGAATGGGATGAAGAAGAGTAGTTAACAGAAGCCAGGATACACGTATATGCAAGGCTCTTTGTATGTTAAGCTTGCGTTTATCTCTCTGGGAGTTCTCAATGTTCTAAAGGCACCGTGACGTGAATCCTTTATTCACACCTATGtcgttttctcttctcttctttctggAATTGTATGAGAATCCTACAcctgtgttgtgttttgttcaAAAGTTGTCAGCTTTTTCATTGTCCTTGTTCCTTTGCATTGAACcattttgtttaacaaaatcaatcttGATGGTTCTTGATAGTTCTTGGATCAAAAAGGTATTTCTGAAAAGCCAATCAAATCTATTATTCACAACGagaacaaagtttttgtttcaaagaaaGATCTCTAAGGCCAATCAAATTTCTCCGATTCACAAAGATTGGAATGCACAAAGAGAATATGTTACAATGACTAAAATAAGATTCTTTTTAGCACTCATCTCATTCCTCGATATAAGACACCGGGTTGAAGATCATCCATATTGTCAATGTTTCGGACCATGTCTATGTTCCGAAACGCGTCAAACTCTCTCAGACATGTCCATCCTCGTCGAGCCAAGAAATCTCTGTAATCTTCTTCAGTGTAGAATATCTTCTCCTCTTGATGGACTGGTAACGGATCAGATTCATCATAGTGGCACACTCTAACAGCTATCCCTGAATTACAGTTTGGATTTTGAGAAACCTCTAACCAGAGAGATACTACTATTCGATGAATAGCAGAGAAAGAGAATTTACCTTCATCGACATGGAGTGTATAGTTCCCTAAAGGCATGTCTCGGTCAAGAGAGCGAACAAcctgttcttcatcttctagcCAGAAAGCTCGTCTTGTTCTTAATCTAAACGCAGATCTGATAGCTTCCTTGATTGCTTCAGCAGTACCATCAATCCCAACTCTTCTTGTATACTCTCCAAATTTCACTGTTATGATCCTCCCAACAAACGGATGACCATCACCACCTGCTTCAAACATAAAACTTGATGACGAAAACAAACTCTTGCAAATTGGAGATGCTTTAAGTTAGCTTTGTCTGGTTTACTTACCGTTTCCAGAGGCATCTCTCCAATTCCAAGGAGGAACTCCATTTGCTGTGACGGGATCAGCAGAAGCAATGGCCAGAGGAAGACCATCATGATCAAGCTGCGTTTCAAGATTTAGCGTTGGCCTGCCATTAGCTGCACACAGATAACAACTCATATCAAAGACCAAACAACTTCCACAAGCCAAAATCGGCTTCACATCATCACTAAAAATTCTACAATTCCGTATGAGTTCACTTTATAAGTTGTGCAATTGTTTACCAATAGATAGGACTGATACAACCATTTCTCTCAAAGTACTTCACCTAATCAAGAATGATTTCAACACCATCCTATGAATACTTTAAGATTAGAGAAATCTGAAATCAGTACCTTCAACAGATGTAAATGAAATACCAGTATCTTCAAAACCTACAAGAAGATAAAGATAAACATCaattcagaaagaaagaaaaaaacccaaatttagtATACAACGTCAATATAATTACAACCAAATCTACAACTTTATGTTAATCCATTAATGGTCAACATCCTCTTAACTAGGTTTAGCACTAAAAGTGGAACAAAACTAAAACCTAAAGACTTagtcttttttcttctcaatccaaatctaaaccaaaacccattaacaaaattttatccAAACCTCcagcaaaaccaaaaaaccacaaaatcaagcaaaaaagaTTGTACCTTTATCTGTAAATTGCATAAAGGAATCAACTTTagcagaagaagatggtggaggAGTAGCAGGACTCTTATACAATgccactttcttgtttctttctccgAAAATATCCTCAATCTCTTTGTAGTAGCACATCTTCGCTGCTCCTCCACTCGTTGCTTTATCATCTTGATGCTTAGCTTTCTTAAACTCTTTCAAAATGTTCCTCCACTTGTCCGTACACATAGTTGGCGATCGATCAAACCCTTGCTCCCTCATCTTGCTCGAAATCTNNNNNNNNNNNNNNNNNNNNNNNNNNNNNNNNNNNNNNNNNNNNNNNNNNNNNNNNNNNNNNNNNNNNNNNNNNNNNNNNNNNNNNNNNNNNNNNNNNNNNNNNNNNNNNNNNNNNNNNNNNNNNNNNNNNNNNNNNNNNNNNNNNNNNNNNNNNNNNNNNNNNNNNNNNNNNNNNNNNNNNNNNNNNNNNNNNNNNNNNNNNNNNNNNNNNNNNNNNNNNNNNNNNNNNNNNNNNNNNNNNNNNNNNNNNNNNNNNNNNNNNNNNNNNNNNNNNNNNNNNNNNNNNNNNNNNNNNNNNNNNNNNNNNNNNNNNNNNNNNNNNNNNNNNNNNNNNNNNNNNNNNNNNNNNNNNNNNNNNNNNNNNNNNNNNNNNNNNNNNNNNNNNNNNNNNNNNNNNNNNNNNNNNNNNNNNNNNNNNNNNNNNNNNNNNNNNNNNNNNNNNNNNNNNNNNNNNNNNNNNNNNNNNNNNNNNNNNNNNNNNNNNNNNNNNNNNNNNNNNNNNNNNNNNNNNNNNNNNNNNNNNNNNNNNNNNNNNNNNNNNNNNNNNNNNNNNNNNNNNNNNNNNNNNNNNNNNNNNNNNNNNNNNNNNNNNNNNNNNNNNNNNNNNNNNNNNNNNNNNNNNNNNNNNNNNNNNNNNNNNNNNNNNNNNNNNNNNNNNNNNNNNNNNNNNNNNNNNNNNNNNNNNNNNNNNNNNNNNNNNNNNNNNNNNNNNNNNNNNNNNNNNNNNNNNNNNNNNNNNNNNNNNNNNNNNNNNNNNNNNNNNNNNNNNNNNNNNNNNNNTGCTCCTCCACTCGTTGCTTTATCATCTTGATGCTTAGCTTTCTTAAACTCTTTCAAAATGTTCCTCCACTTGTCCGTACACATAGTTGGCGATCGATCAAACCCTTGCTCCCTCATCTTGCTCGAAATCTGTTCCCAGAGGTGTTTGTTAGATTTGGATGTGTTGAAAAGGTTGTCCATTTCTCCCCGTAGCGAGATTAAGCTGAGAGTCTCGTCTTGTACCCATGTCTCTGCTCGTTTCTTTGGTGTTTTGATCTCGTGATCCTCTCCTCCACTGCTGTCTCCGAGGATtatctggtggtggtggtgttgttgCTGTGTGGGTAGATCTCCGTTTGAGGTAGTGACATCGATCATCATGTTTATGTCCCGTGAAGGATTGTTATCGGAAACATACATGTTTTTCTTCtccgaggatgaagaagaagaagacaagaagatgtcaaagattaatactttaaattttattttattttcaactataGACGCGTGGATTCAATAAGCGCGTGGACAAACCTTAACTCGAATCAAAAGCTTATCTTAGTTTTGCATAATTTGCATATGATCTCACTAATTTATTTACTGGATTGAATACAACAGACACATCAACACTATGGATCAAGAACAACCCAAAGTTACATTACCAACCTTTTGAAATGCCAAATAGAACTCTAAAACCAAAGCAAAGCGTTATGATAATAAGCAATAAGAAAAACAATGGTACAAGTCTATGCATAGTGATGTATTCACTAGGCAAAAGTCTGATGCACCCATTAACTCCATTGAAAGATATCCTAGTTTCATTTCAAGACTTTGACTATCCATTAGCTAATCTTATAAGAAATAGATCAGAAAATAAGACTGAATAGTCTAGACTGCATTCTAACTATGCTTAAATAGTGCTAAACAAAAAGTTATTGTAAAAACACTTATTTCCAAGAGTCTTATTAAGGGCCTGACTGGGTtaaaacgctgcggttgcggttgcgggagattgcggaagcgggcgattgcggtttcaagcgttattaagcgttttgaacgactggtttagcggtttaaaattggtgtgtttgcgggaggtttacgactggttgatcagcgggtgcaatagcgg
The sequence above is drawn from the Camelina sativa cultivar DH55 chromosome 4, Cs, whole genome shotgun sequence genome and encodes:
- the LOC104779803 gene encoding trihelix transcription factor GT-4-like isoform X1, producing MYVSDNNPSRDINMMIDVTTSNGDLPTQQQHHHHQIILGDSSGGEDHEIKTPKKRAETWVQDETLSLISLRGEMDNLFNTSKSNKHLWEQISSKMREQGFDRSPTMCTDKWRNILKEFKKAKHQDDKATSGGAAKMCYYKEIEDIFGERNKKVALYKSPATPPPSSSAKVDSFMQFTDKGFEDTGISFTSVEANGRPTLNLETQLDHDGLPLAIASADPVTANGVPPWNWRDASGNGGDGHPFVGRIITVKFGEYTRRVGIDGTAEAIKEAIRSAFRLRTRRAFWLEDEEQVVRSLDRDMPLGNYTLHVDEGIAVRVCHYDESDPLPVHQEEKIFYTEEDYRDFLARRGWTCLREFDAFRNIDMVRNIDNMDDLQPGVLYRGMR
- the LOC104779802 gene encoding mitotic spindle checkpoint protein MAD2; protein product: MASKTAAAKDIITLHGSAAIVSEFFCYAANSILYNRAVYPEESFVKVKKYGLPMLLIEDESVKSFMSNLTSQISEWLEAGKLQRVVLVIMSKATGEVLERWNFRIETDTEVVEKGVPREKSDKEIMREIQAIMRQVASSVTYLPCLDETCVFDVLAYTDTDVAVPFTWVDSDPKLIANPQMVKLHGFDTKIHKVDTLVSYKNDEWDEEE
- the LOC104779803 gene encoding trihelix transcription factor GT-4-like isoform X2, with product MYVSDNNPSRDINMMIDVTTSNGDLPTQQQHHHHQIILGDSSGGEDHEIKTPKKRAETWVQDETLSLISLRGEMDNLFNTSKSNKHLWEQISSKMREQGFDRSPTMCTDKWRNILKEFKKAKHQDDKATSGGAAKMCYYKEIEDIFGERNKKVALYKSPATPPPSSSAKVDSFMQFTDKGFEDTGISFTSVEANGRPTLNLETQLDHDGLPLAIASADPVTANGVPPWNWRDASGNGGDGHPFVGRIITVKFGEYTRRVGIDGTAEAIKEAIRSAFRLRTRRAFWLEDEEQVVRSLDRDMPLGNYTLHVDEGIAVRVCHYDESDPLPVHQEEKIFYTEEDYRDFLARRGWTCLREFDAFRNIDMVRNIDNMDDLQPGVLYRGMR